One segment of Cryptococcus neoformans var. grubii H99 chromosome 2, complete sequence DNA contains the following:
- a CDS encoding magnesium transporter, with amino-acid sequence MSSACRISKCLSLRALSTPIRPKITFRATPPSCRCRTFLSRRRTSFWAPSYPESKPLASTLQVPFTPPPPTDNGDGHLSEETRPEVIVAEPRDKKNRYLNSLMEKAGELSLKCSILDAEGNWGTEGQKYTKLELCREYDLDPRDLRKLDSLSPSLVPVILTRKTCILISMLHFRALIKPDSVIVFDSSHAHKDVTRRFKYHLERNIKAGLGIKDGEVDEEKCDEIVLSYEHRALESILVVTANALEEEMAFSRHIVQQLLADLEDHIDRENLKKLLHYSKKIAAFQSRARYVKSAVDELLDSDEDLSAMYLTSRAQGRPRALHDHEQLELLLESFVKQVEEIVSEVDTTVINMQSTQEIAELMLDSGRNALLALDIKISIATLGIGSGALLAGLFGMNLTTQLEETPYAFAVISSTAFLVTLLITAYGLRTLRRVRRVALSGRNPAVLSSVLGSASWDSSVAQFSQGFDPALVDMRTEMAKRAIWERLWWGSKRKELGEGEKWRKAYTYASARKEQEKRKWGRLPGGTTR; translated from the exons ATGTCTTCGGCGTGTCGCATATCGAAATGTCTGTCTCTCAGAGCTTTATCCACTCCGATTCGCCCAAAGATCACCTTTAGAGCGACCCCACCATCTTGCCGCTGTCGGACATTCCTCTCTCGCCGCCGGACATCATTCTGGGCACCATCATACCCAGAGAGCAAGCCCCTTGCGAGCACTTTACAAGTACCATTCACTCCACCGCCCCCCACTGACAATGGTGACGGACACTTATCTGAGGAGACTAGGCCAGAAGTAATAGTGGCGGAACCTAGGGACAAAAAAAATCGATATCTGAATAGCTTGATGGAGAAAGCTGGGGAACTGAGCTTGAAGTGCTCTATATTAGACGCGGAGGGCAACTGGGGAACCGAAGGGCAAAAGTACACAAAGTTAGAGCTATGTCGGGAATATGACCTGGAT CCCCGAGATCTTCGTAAACTAGattccctctctcccagTCTTGTCCCTGTGATCCTCACTCGGAAAACTTGTATTCTTATATCAATGCTTCATTTTAGGGCCCTTATCAAGCCCGACAGTGTGATTGTATTCGATTCATCACACGCACACAAAGATGTCACAAGAAGGTTCAAATATCACTTGGAGAGGAATATTAAAGCCGGGTTGGGGATAAAGGATGGCgaagtggatgaggaaaagTGTGATGAGATTGTGCTGAGCTATGAGCATAG GGCTCTGGAGTCGATATTAGTGGTAACCGCCAATGcattggaggaggaaatggcTTTCAGCAGGCATATCGTCCAGCAACTATTGGCTGATCTCGAAGACCACATCGATCGGGAAAACTTGAAAAAACTTTTGCATTACTCCAAGAAGATTGCGGCTTTCCAAAGCCGAGCGCGTTATGTCAAGAGCGCCGTCGATGAACTGCTTGATTCTG ATGAGGATCTTTCCGCAATGTATCTTACATCGAGGGCGCAGGGACGGCCGCGTGCGTTGCACGACCATGAACAGCTTGAGCTTTTACTCGAGAGCTTCGTGAAGCAAGTGGAAGAGATTGTCAGTGAGGTTGATACTACTGTC ATTAATATGCAATCGACGCAAGAAATTGCCGAGTTGATGCTCGATTCCGGTCGGAACGCTCTCCTTGCGCTTGATATCAAAATCTCAATAGCAACACTAGGCATCGGTTCGGGAGCTCTCCTCGCAGGTTTATTCGGTATGAAC tTAACAACACAGCTCGAAGAAACGCCCTATGCTTTCGCCGTCATCTCGTCTACCGCCTTCTTGGTCACCCTCCTTATCACAGCGTACGGTCTCCGTACCCTCCGCCGCGTTCGAAGGGTTGCCCTTTCGGGCCGAAATCCTGCGGTCCTCTCCTCTGTCCTCGGTTCAGCTTCGTGGGACTCGAGCGTGGCCCAGTTTTCGCAAGGTTTCGACCCGGCATTGGTTGATATGCGCACGGAAATGGCCAAGCGCGCGATATGGGAGAGATTGTGGTGGGGCAGTaagaggaaagagttgggggaaggagaaaagtggaggaaagCATACACGTATGCGAGCGCGAGGAaagagcaggagaagagaaaatggGGGAGACTACCCGGTGGGACAACGAGATAA
- a CDS encoding capping protein (actin filament) muscle Z-line, beta, with protein MEKTTSTAISTKAIHKMADQDQIFDSLLDLLRRLPPTRVEENVKALCDLAPEYADDLLGNVDQPLKVLVDEDKGREFLGCDYNRDGDSFRSPWTNNYLPEPVPGPTPSPPLRELEVQLNAAFDTYREMYFEGGVSSVYLWDLDDEPQGKEMNFAGVVLVKKSLQSQSDVPTASGGSWDSLHVFECHERGRSAKYKLTSTVMLVLETATLAKAESKGLEDSEGKGGVTLSGSMTRQAEIDYPLTTPQGHISNIGRIVEDMEIKMRNLLSAVYFGKTKDVINELRSQSGLEAKSKEDLLRAELAGKLGGRK; from the exons ATGGAGAAAACGACCTCGACAGCGATTTCAACAAAGGCAATCCACAAAATGGCAGACCAAGACC AGATCTTTGACTCACTCCTCGACCTTCTCCGACGTTTGCCTCCCACACGCGTGGAAGAGAACGTCAAGGCGCTTTGTGATCTCGCTCCTGAATACGCCGATGATTTACTTGGTAACGTCGATCAGCCTTTAAAGGTCCTTGTAGATGAAGACAAGGGGAGAGAGTTTTTGGGTTGCGATTACAATCGTGATGGTGATTCGTTCCG ATCGCCATGGACAAACAACTACCTCCCCGAGCCAGTCCCCGGACCtactccatctccaccacttAGAGAGCTCGAGGTCCAGCTGAATGCGGCATTCGACACTTATCGCGAGATGTACTTTGAAGGCGGTGTATCCAGCGTTTACTTGTGGGaccttgatgatgagccccaaggaaaggagatgaaTTTCGCCGGTGTTGTTCTCGTCAAGAAGT CTCTTCAATCCCAATCAGATGTCCCCACTGCGTCAGGCGGGTCCTGGGACTCTCTCCACGTATTCGAATGCCATGAACGCGGCCGTTCAGCCAAGTACAAGCTGACGAGTACTGTGATGCTTGTCCTCGAGACTGCTACCCTTGCCAAGGCTGAGAGTAAGGGGCTTGAAGAtagcgaaggcaaaggaggGGTAACTTTGAGCGGCAGCATGACAAGACAG GCCGAGATTGATTATCCCTTAACGACTCCTCAAGGGCACATTAGCAATATTGGCCGGATAGTTGAAGACATGGAGATCAAGATGCGCAACCTTCTTTCCGCTGTCTACTTTGGCAAGACAAAAGATGTTATCAACGAACTCAGGAGTCAAAGTGGCTTGGAAGCCAAATCGAAGGAGGATCTTTTGAGAGCCGAATTGGCTGGAAAGTTAGGTGGGAGGAAATGA
- a CDS encoding transcriptional regulatory protein yields MQNNAPSGFQGFHFPLQQSDLYTFAPASQNQQQQQQQQLYYAAQAAHGQQPSTDSSESAGPSQKKKPAGARKHGVKEEPEEHGKADEPKKKRSKRSAGKACVYCRRSHMVCEGGRPCERCIKREIPHLCRDCTPPPHTQQSPHKQEPQQQQQAQQQQSLNQPQVVPSSSQQMPVYADSNFVPSWPLLPDSGAAQIPFGEAPSEQIQNPGDAGIMGPPSLGSSKEDGELAALSKFMKDLGVPNLPNDFLSFMNQLDKPEAGNSLSIASSSDANLFPSSGASQVVGLNKGKGKLGQISRIDKYLMAAADQPNGTRASRLAQVIKAKYDAGLLKPYDYAKGYERMNKWMESGRAAPRMDSRAGSEIPEESPQRSTAAMRNGRLSVAPLGPNVPPFGRSISPESRRRILAALAGFRPKFRQIARTLTNVDLVFVEEAMERWMLEYDRAFASIHTPSCIWRRTGEIQKANQEFSNLTGIPAYMFRDGQLCVYELMDEDSAVRYWEGYAKIAFDPSQRAMSILCTLHIPLSLTRHRPRHLTNANPNNVSKSATSGPPPQAPYTPDLALPQQNMFNDGASSDAGTVIGEEYREMKCAFSVTIRRDAWGVPVAIMGQWIPIQ; encoded by the exons ATGCAGAACAACGCCCCCAGCGGCTTCCAGGGGTTCCACTTTCCCCTGCAGCAGTCAGACCTCTACACCTTCGCGCCGGCCAGCCagaaccagcagcagcagcagcagcagcagctctACTACGCAGCACAGGCAGCCCACGGCCAGCAGCCCTCCACAGACTCCTCCGAAAGCGCAGGCCCGtcgcagaagaagaagcccGCAGGCGCCCGGAAGCACGGCGTGAAGGAGGAGCCAGAAGAGCACGGCAAGGCGGACgagccaaagaagaagcggtcGAAGAGGTCGGCCGGGAAGGCGTGTGTGTACTGCAGGCGCAG CCATATGGTGTGCGAAGGCGGCCGGCCTTGTGAGAGATG TATCAAGCGAGAAATCCCCCATCTCTGTCGTGACTGCACGCCGCCTCCCCATACTCAGCAGTCTCCCCATAAGCAAGAACCTCAG cagcaacaacaggcgcagcagcagcagtctCTTAATCAACCCCAGGTCGTGCCGTCCTCGTCCCAGCAGATGCCAGTGTATGCCGACTCCAACTTCGTCCCCAGCTGGCCATTACTTCCCGATTCTGGCGCAGCTCAAATCCCTTTCGGCGAAGCTCCTTCGGAACAGATTCAAAACCCAGGGGATGCGGGTATCATGGGTCCGCCTTCATTGGGATCGTCCAAAGAGGACGGGGAGCTGGCTGCTTTGAG CAAATTCATGAAAGACTTGGGTGTCCCTAATCTTCCCAACgacttcctttccttcatgAATCAGCTGGACAAGCCAGAAGCTGGCAACAGTTTATCCATTGCAAGTTCTTCCGACGCGaatctttttccttcgtcTGGGGCGTCACAAGTTGTCGGACTAaacaagggcaaaggcaaACTCGGCCAAATTTCCAGAAT CGACAAATACCTCATGGCAGCTGCTGACCAGCCAAACGGTACCCGTGCCTCTCGTCTTGCACAAGTCATCAAGGCCAAGTACGATGCCGGTCTACTCAAGCCTTACGACTATGCCAAGGGATACGAGCGCATGAACAAGTGGATGGAGTCTGGAAGGGCGGCACCCAGGATGGACAGTCGTGCCGGGTCCGAGATACCGGAAGAAAGCCCGCAGAGATCTACGGCCGCAATGAGGAACGGTAGACTGTCTGTTGCCC CTTTGGGGCCCAACGTACCTCCATTTGGGAGGAGCATCTCACCTGAATCACGCCGACGAATCCTTGCTGCTCTTGCTGGCTTCAGGCCAAAGTTTAGGCAAATCGCGAGGACACTGACCAATGTCGACTTGGTAtttgttgaagaagctaTGGAGCGATGGATGCTCGAGTATGACAGGGCTTTTGCTT CTATCCATACCCCTTCATGTATCTGGCGACGAACGGGAGAAATCCAAAAAGCCAACCAAGAGTTCTCCAACCTGACTGGTATTCCTGCATACATGTTCCGTGATGGCCAACTTTGTGTTTACGAACTCATGGATGAAGACAGCGCGGTAAGATATTGGGAAGGATACGCGAAAATCGCGTTCGACCCTA GTCAAAGAGCAATGTCTATTCTCTGTACTCTCCATatccccctttcccttaCGCGCCACCGACCGCGTCACCTTACCAACGCTAATCCCAACAACGTTTCTAAATCAGCCACTTCCGGGCCACCCCCACAAGCACCTTACACGCCCGACCTTGCGTTGCCCCAGCAGAATATGTTTAACGACGGCGCAAGCTCGGATGCGGGGACAGTCATCGGGGAAGAATATAGGGAGATGAAATGTGCGTTTAGCGTGACGATCAGGAGGGATGCATGGGGGGTACCGGTCGCGATTATGGGACAGTGGATT CCTATACAATAG